A region of Lycium barbarum isolate Lr01 chromosome 3, ASM1917538v2, whole genome shotgun sequence DNA encodes the following proteins:
- the LOC132632280 gene encoding RNA polymerase sigma factor sigA-like — protein MMATTAVIGLSAGKRLLSSSFYYSDLNEKLTCCSDHTLPCHQVPNSVKNVITAKKSSDYSPSCVSSRKLQSAKAVKEHVDIASDPSDVPSWFEMFEQLQNESDEEDVSMEVLLLLQKYMLEKQWNLSIEKALTGSPQNEKNCEKMHITGSGTSARRRRMHSRQRVLGRKISATYASATKPLRSVIGRELLQNRLKGYVKGVVSEELLTHTEVLQLSKKIQVGLYMEEQKSRLKERLGCEPSDDQLAISLKMSRTDLQSTLIECSLARERLAMSNVRLVMSIAQIYDNMGAEMADLVQAGLIGLLRGIEKFDPSKGYKISTYVYWWIRQGVSRALVENSRTLRLPTHLHERLGLIRNAKMRLEEKGVTPSVNNIAASLNMSHKKVKNATEASSKVYSLDREAFPSLNGLPGETLHSYIADNHLENNPWHGVDVWALKDEVNNLISSTLREREREIIRLYYGLDSECLTWEDISKRIGLSRERVRQVGLVALEKLKHAARKRRLDAMLIKQ, from the exons ATGATGGCCACAACAGCAGTTATTGGACTGAGTGCAGGAAAAAGACTCCTAAGCTCTTCCTTCTATTATTCGGATCTCAATGAAAAGCTAACTTGTTGCAGTGATCATACTTTGCCTTGCCATCAGGTTCCTAATTCTGTTAAGAATGTGATAACTGCCAAGAAGTCATCAGATTATAGCCCTAGTTGTGTATCCAGTCGAAAATTACAATCTGCCAAGGCTGTTAAAGAGCACGTGGACATTGCATCCGACCCTTCTGATGTGCCATCCTGGTTTGAAATGTTCGAACAATTGCAAAATGAAAGCGATGAGGAGGATGTTTCAATGGAGGTTCTCCTCTTGCTGCAAAAGTATATGCTTGAAAAGCAGTGGAATCTTTCTATTGAGAAGGCATTGACTGGTTCGCCACAAAATGAAAAGAACTGTGAGAAGATGCATATTACTGGCTCAGGGACTTCTGCTAGGCGGAGGAGAATGCATTCTCGACAAAGAGTTCTTGGTCGAAAAATTTCAGCTACATATGCCAGTGCAACCAAGCCGCTGAGATCGGTTATTGGTCGAGAGCTACTTCAAAATCGTTTAAAAGGTTACGTTAAGGGTGTGGTAAGCGAAGAGCTGCTCACACACACTGAAGTGCTTCAACTATCCAAAAAAATTCAAGTTGGTCTTTATATGGAAGAGCAAAAATCCAG GCTGAAGGAAAGATTGGGATGCGAGCCTTCTGATGATCAACTTGCTATTTCCTTGAAAATGTCCCGTACTGATTTACAATCTACACTGATCGAGTGTTCCTTGGCAAGAGAAAGGCTTGCAATGAGCAACGTTCGTCTTGTCATGTCGATTGCTCAAATATATGATAACATGGGTGCTGAAATGGCTGATCTCGTTCAG GCAGGGCTTATTGGGCTGCTTCGTGGGATAGAGAAATTTGATCCCTCTAAAGGATACAAAATCTCAACTTACGTTTATTGGTGGATTCGCCAG GGTGTCTCCAGAGCCCTGGTTGAGAATTCAAGAACCTTAAGATTGCCAACACATCTGCATGAAAGACTCGGTCTAATCCGTAATGCAAAGATGAGGCTTGAAGAGAAGGGAGTAACTCCATCAGTAAAT AATATAGCTGCATCCCTTAATATGTCCCATAAGAAAGTCAAGAATGCAACTGAG GCAAGCAGCAAGGTGTATTCACTTGACAGGGAAGCATTTCCCTCTTTAAATGGTCTGCCCGGAGAAACTCTCCATAGT TACATCGCTGATAACCACCTGGAGAACAACCCATGGCATGGTGTTGATGTATGGGCACTCAAG GATGAAGTAAACAACCTCATTTCATCAACTCTAAGGGAACGGGAAAGGGAGATTATCCGACTGTACTATGGTCTGGACAGTGAATGTCTCACGTGGGAGGATATTAGTAAAAG GATCGGTTTGTCCAGAGAGAGGGTCAGGCAGGTGGGATTAGTTGCGCTTGAGAAACTAAAACATGCTGCAAGGAAAAGGCGACTAGACGCGATGTTGATCAAACAGTAA